The Podarcis muralis chromosome 8, rPodMur119.hap1.1, whole genome shotgun sequence genomic sequence GCTTTGGCAGCAGtggatctccaggatttcagagcaggatcctctcccagcccttcttGTAGATGCGGCCAGgactcgaacctgggaccttctgcatgcaaggaagatgctctgccactgagctacctcTGAGTGATGGGAGGGTGGTAACTGGGGTGCCAGGTCCAGGAGGGAAGGTGGGGCAAGCGAGGATCAGCGGTGGGGGATGGAGTCCCTGCACAGGAAGCCAAGCCAAGCACTCCTGGCGCAGAGTCTCCTACCTCACTTTGGGGCCTTCTTCCCGCGCAGAAACGGGGAGGACTGGCGCTCAGACCGGCTCATCCTCAACAAAGAGGTGATCAGCCCCGTGGGCACCCGGAAGTTCCTGCCCTTCCTCAACACGGTGGCCGAGGACTTTGCTGAGTCCATACATCGGCTGATCAGGAAGAATGCACGGCGCTCGCTCACGGTTGACCTCTACCACGACCTCTTCCGCTTCACCCTGGAAGGTACGGGCATTTGCggcgggggggtgtgtgtgtgtgtgttattctctctcctcttcttacTTGTGTAAGAATGCCAATACCTATTTCAGCAGAGTTGAAAAATCACCACCCACCTGCAACTTATCTCTAGAagcctgcactggctcccggtggagtccagggtcaggtttaaggtgctggttttgacctttaaagccctatacggcctaggacccttgtacctatgggactgcctctcctggtatgccccgtggaggaccttaagttccacaaatgacaacactttggaggtcccaagtcgcaaggtggttagactggtctcaactagggccagggccttttcagtactggccccgacttggtggagcactgtcacaagagaccagggcactgcgggacttgacatctttccgcagggcctgcaagacggagctgttccacctggcctttggtttgacccttatgttttccctctccttatggttttgatccatgggctacttttaaacctgtattttaaattgtccccccccccattatatttttattgtaattttactggtgttagcctccctgagcctggctctggctggggagggtggggtataaataaaaattattattattattattatttatttaggacAAGGTTGCATAACCTTCTAGAATAAATACGATATCCAAGGTTGCTTTaggatttgttgtttagtcgtttagtcatgtccgactcttcgtgaccccctggaccagagcatgccaggcacttctgtcttcagaTTTGGGTTACTTTTATCCCATTTAAGTTTTCCTCTTAACAAAGACTGTTTAGGTAAACAAGAAAAATACAAGCTTTATAGTTTGCTCACTTTTAAAGTCTTGCCAGGTTTCAATATATTCAGCGATGAAAATCAGGCAGCCAATAATCCTGAAAAGTTACAAAAACCCATGGTCCGGTTCAACTAGTATTCACGAGTGTTGCTGCCCTTGGCAAATCCTGGCCATCGTGGCTCAAAGCCATTGATCGCCATCTCCTCCATGATTTTTTTtagccctcttttaaagtcatccaggtggttggccattactgcctcttgtgggagagagttccgcaGGAATATTCCCCTGGAATATTGCCTAGGATTCGAAACTTTGTGGAGGAGgacgctccttccttccttccttccttccttccttccttccttccttccttccttccttcctttgggaTGAGAAAGTGCATCTGGAAAGCCCCCACTCCCTCTCCTGTGACCTCTAACCTCCAATCTTCCTCCAATCCCTGCAGCCAGCAGCTACGCCTTGTATGGGCAGCGCCTGGGCCTCCTGGACGAGAATCCCAATCCGGAGTCCCAGCACTTCATCGACACCGTGGAGACGATGCTGCGCACCAccttgcccctcctcttcctgccgCCCGGGGTCATGCGCTGGGTGAACAACAAGCTCTGGCGAGATCACATGGAGGCCTGGGACGCCATCTTTAAGCACGGTGAGCCCCAGATCCCTCATCGGGGGGAGAGGACCATGGGGCAGTGGCTCCCCCGCACCCAGTGGGGTGCAAAGGAGCGGCTGAGCTGCATGGCTTGGTTTGAGTGGGTGGCAGGGCAAGCAGCGCTCCATTCCCCTTTGAGCTGGAATTAAGCATGCAGGGAGCATGCGCTGTCTGGAGCAGGAATGTGACACAGTCCCTGCTTCATGGTCCTGGGCCTGCGTGAGTTGACCTTAGATGGACCAGTCGAGGGCTGGCAGTGGGCACTGGACAAGGGGCACTTGGTGGCAATGGAGACAGAGAGGCTAGCTGCAGAGGCTGCGGTTGCTGGAGATAaccagagtacagtcatacctcatgttacgtttgcttcaggttgcgcgttttcaggttgtgtcctgcggcgacccggaagtaacagatacttccgggtttcgccactcacgcatgcacagacgcgcaaaatgacatcatgtgcatgcgcagaagcagcaaatcgcaacccgcgtgtgcgcagatgcgggttgcattctattcaggttgcaaacgggcctccagaacggatcccgtttgcaaccagaggtaccactgtaggtaccaCCCTGGTAagacagtgcgcaggcaggtggggtctcagccggtgtaccagatggagcaggTAGACAGCCACACTAGAGGCAgtattaacctgcacctccacaGACTGCTGTGAGTCCAAGATGACCCCCGGActacacacctggtccttcaggggctcaGTTACCCCACTTAGTACCAGGGATCTAACAGGCACAGtttaatgggcagggagttcctgtcctccaaagaagcagaaggagagaaggaaacaacgacaacgacaacaacaacaacaacaatttatttgtaccccgcccatctggctgggtctccccagccactctgggcggcttccaacaaagattaaaaatacattaaaatgtcacacattaaaaacttccctgaacagggctgccttcagatgtcttctaaatgtcaggtagttgtttatctctttgacatctgatgggagggcgttccacagggcgggcgccacaaccaagaaggccctctgcctggttccctgtagctttgcttcttgcaatgagggaaccaccagaaggccctcggagctggacctcagtgtctgggcagaacgatgggggtggagacgctccttcaggtgttctgaaacgaggccatttagggctttaaaggtcaacaccaacactttgaattgtgctcggaaacgtactggaagccaatgtaggtcttttaggacaggtgttatatggtcttggcggctgctcccagtcaccagtctagctgccacattctgaattagttgtagtttccgggtcaccttcaaaggtagccccacgtagagcgcattgcagtagtccaaatgggagataaccagagcatgcaccactctggcgagacagtgggcaggcaggtagggtctcatcctgcgtaccaggtggagctggtaaaccgctgccctggacacagaattgacctgtgcctccatggacacctgtgagtccagaatgactcccaggctgcgcacctggtccttcaggggcacagttgccccattcaggaccaggcagTGGAGGCCTGAAGCTTGATCTTGTTAGCTTCCCTTAACTTCCAGGAGATTGTGTGCTGCCAACACACTGGTGCCCATCTCTGGTGTGTGAGGAGGAGGCTCCTCACTGGTTGCTGGGAACCATCTCATTCCTCATTTTGGTACCCGTTCAGCAACAGCCATGGCCTTGGAGCTCCTGGGGTCCCAATGTGCTATGTTTGTCCTTGGGTGCCTTTGGGGGCCTGGGTTCAGTTTGTGCTCAGCCAACGCCACTTGCCTGGTTCCCATGTTTCGTACAGCCAGTCCAGAGAGTGGCGCTTCCtgtctgcttcctccctcccccccagtcTCAGCGGTGCCCCTTTTGGAACCCACcatggaggaggatgggggcaaaactcgGCTGGAGTCGGCCCTGCCTTCCATtttctctggcgccacctgctgttgggctccctgcctgccACCCCTGGCCTGGATGTGGGCTTCTTTCTAAGGCtgatgaaggaatgggtttctgtgcagtcagtttgaaactgaccccaaatccccatttttcctcctccaagggagcgtttctaaaatgcattaacttgagctttTCAAGCTCAGGAAGTTTGAgcttgagtcaatgtataaacagaaaAGCCAGCTGtgtaaacaagtgctcaaagccctctcccttatcagtctgtGATGGCAATGAGTGGCCTTGCCAGTTCCAGTAGAGCAGGGATGGcacgtctgggtcttatcttacatcctgaccacaaagaccACAAAGACGCACAAACCTTGTCAAGTCTGACAAGAGACCCGGGAACGGCGccaggagttggtgacctcctgccccaagataagagtataggaacaggaacaaccttttatggtcaagagtgcCAGAACAGGAACaactgtttatggtcatggatgtcaacttacgtgtataagctgacaTGCTTGAactcctggggaaggggggagagggtgcctggaggatatatatactgcatgaaatttctcatttctttggacttgctgtggactgaccaagcaagtgccttctgctatccggaaagcagaataaactctttctctgaatcaacctcggtgtcatttgacttcctccctccctcccgggagcaacgcagaccccaccagttggtaaagtctaataaggctacactgAGAGTGGGGCGCTTCTCACTGCGCCTGGACCTgatccccacctctctctccttgcttctGCAGCGGACAAGTGCATACAGAATATCTACCAGGAGTTTTGCCTGGGGCAGCCCCGCAAGTATTCCGGGATCATGGCCGAGCTGCTTCTGCAAGAGGAGATGCCCCTCGACTCCATCAAGGCCAACATGACGGAGCTCACGGCAGGCAGCGTGGACACGGTGGGTGCGCCCCACCCCATAAACACATCAGGAACATCAGACCAGGCCAAACCATGGGTGGTGCTTGAGCTTAGTCTTGGCCACGTTGACCGGCAGCAATGGGTCTCCTTGGTTTCAGATGGGACATATGGCCCAGCCTTCACTGGAGAGCCTGGGACCCCCTGCAAGGGGTCCTGTAAGGCCTGCCCCTGCTTTGCTGGCTTATTCCCACCTGGCCAGCCCCCCACTGACTGCTTCCAGCTACGAAAACGGTTGCTGTGGAAGGTGCCAGAGACCACGTCACTGTTAGTCTGGAAAAGCAGAAGGCTGAGACCATTAAACTGGCTTCAGTGGGTTTTGTCAATGTGtccttctgatgatgatgatgatgatgatgatgatgatttatataccgccctatacccagaggtccatatagttaaagccatggttttcccagtagtgatgtatggaagtgagagctggaccataaagaaggctgatcgccaaagaattgatgcttttgaattatggtgctggaggagactcttgagagtcccatggactgcaagaagatcaaacttctccattcttaaggaaatcagccctgagtgctcactggaaggacagatcgtgaagctgaggctccagtactttggccacctcatgagaagagaagactccctggagaagacactgatgctgggaaagatggagggcacaaggagaagggggcgacagaggacgagatggtgggacagtgttctcgaagctaccagcatgagtttgaccaaactgcgggaggcagtggaagacaggagagcccggcgtgctctggtccatggggtcacaaagagtcggacacgactaaacgactaaacaacaatacccagaggtctcaaggcggttcacagaaaagatcaacataaaaatgaATGATAGTATTATAATATATAAAACAGGTATGAGGAAGAAAATAATTTAATGTGGAGTGTATGAAGACTCGGAGATTCAATTGGATCAACATGGAAATTACATTACTGAAGAGATATTATGCTTTATACATTGAAAGCAGCTCATCTCTACCAATTACAATTACCAGTGACATTTCATGTGGTTTTCATCCATCTCTTCATAACAATGAGTGTAGCGGCAGCATTTACACTTTGGAAGGCCACAATCCTTATTACATATTCCTAGTTGTAACCTCCACGGAACACAATGGCCAGAATTGGATTATTTGCATGTTATCTTCCTGAAATATGAATGAGACTTCTGGACACATATGCAACCTACTCTTCTCTTTGTGCAAGACAACAAATTAGGAAGCTTTCAGTTAACTATGGTTTCATATTTTGCTAAAGTAGGGcttgcctttgaagacagttcagaaacggCAGTGGGCTCAGAATCTGGCAACCAAATTGCTGACCAGACAGTCTGAATATGTAACACCAGTTCTAGCACAACTGCATGtttgagttgtttagtcgtttagttgtgtcctcctcttcgtgacccctggaccagagcacgccaggccctcctgtcttccacctcctcttcatCCACTAGTTCTCCCTCCCACATGAGGCAGGGGTAGCCACAAaccttgtttgttgttgtttagtcgtttagttgtgtccgcctcttcatgacttcctgggccagagcacgccaggccctcctgtcttccactgcctcccgcagtttggtcaaactcatgctggtcacttcaagaacactgtcccaccatctcgtcctgtcgtccccttctccttgtgccctccatctttcccaacatcagggtcttttccagggagtccagggtggccaaagtcttggaccctcagcttcaggatctgtccttccagtgagcactcaggaccgatttccttcagaatggagaggttggatcttcttgcagtccatgggactctcaagagtctcctccagcaccagaattcaaaagcatccattctttggcgatctgccttctttatggtccagctctcgcttccatacatcactactgggaaaaccagagctttaactatatggagctTTGTTTGAGTTGCTTCCcattatttgggggaggggggcacacaGTCCGAGGAGGTTCTTCCTCCCttgactctctctccccccctccagacAGCCATGCCCCTGCTCTTCACCCTCTTTGAGCTGGCCCGAAACCCACAAGTCCAGACTGCCCTTCGGGAAGAGGTCAAGGCTGCTGCGGTCTCAACCAGGGAGCTCTCCAAGGTGATGAATGACATGCCGTTGCTCAAGGGAGCAATCAAGGAGACGCTGAGGTAAGGAGGGCAGGATGGGTGCCATGCCTGGCGAGGAAATGGGTCCCACAAGGTGGCTGTGGGGTGGGCAGGGTGGATGAAAACGACTAGCTTGGGATTGGACTGGGAAGCTCATGGAAGAGGAATTAGCAATGAGCTGCATGAAGAATGGCTTTCCTGAAACAACTTCTGGTGGTACtaatctgggatagctcagttggtagaacatgagactcttaaccccagggttgtgggttcaagtcccatgttggccAAAATATTCCTGCCTGAGACTGTGAATAAGGATGGATAATATTAGTTTTGAATTTGAAAAATAGCCGCAAATTCAGAGACATGAATGAGGACGATTAGACATCTggaacatgggaagtcccaatTTTTTAATAATTGGAATATATAATTGGTGTATTGTGGTTATTGTAATTTGGATTTGATTTAATTTGTCCTTAATTGGTAGATTGttattgaaaatgaataaattttaaaattaaaaatatatattcctgcctcacagggggttggactagatgaccctcggggtcccttccaagtctacattCTATGATGCTATTATTCTCTTCCTCCACTTTCTTTGAGAAGCCACAACATCCTTCTCTTGCAGGCTCTACCCTGTGGGGATTACAGTGCAGCGCTACCCGATGAGGGACGTGGTGCTTCAGAACTACTGTGTGCCAGCTGGGGTGAGTGTCCTTTGCAGACTCCCTTCACCACCCATCAGCCAGGATCCCACGCCGATTCTTGTTGTtcttgtcaggagctcgtcctacactcgagtaggaccctggcagagacacatgcccgactggcatgttctcttcctcctggtcgatcgttcgggagcttcaaaagctttcttcagcccgaacatcacagtggcCGATGCCAACAGagaccggcacacttagggatccgcagagtctgcgCAACTTGCATGAcacacctcagcaactcagcattttggctaatctactttatttacatataaacacacacggagcactgcaacatggttccctctctctctagcatcagacagcaaagaaagaaagaacaaaggacaatagtcccacttcacggaacacagtaacacaaacatcctgtctccgtcacttcccactctgtggaatgaaaacatacaccatcatgtgatagacaacaatcccatgaccgCAGACACAGGGAATGAATCTTCAACAGTTCTATCCCCCATCAGAGATATTGTGATCAAGGCTGCCTTGGCCCAGACCATTCCTCTCCTTGCAGAAGGACCATTGGTCAGTGGCGCCATTTCTGGCTTCTACCAACTCAAAGcagatttgggtggcagagtgatgggaaagacccttctctgcctgagaccctgacaAGTCAGTCAGAGTAGGCAAGAGAGGAGATGTGGAGCTGCggcatggagaaaggggaaatataaaagttttcctccctctctcctaacgcTGGAACTCACGGGCATCCCCTGgagctgaatgctgggagattcaggacgGACAAACGAAAGTCCTTCTGACAGTGCATAGTTATCCTTATGGCACTTCCTTCCACAGGAGGCGGGAGTGGCCCCCgtcctgggtggctttaaaagaggattaggcaaattcatggaggagaagagggctattgtgtgggaatgttcagggatgcaggagaggatatattgtttgattatagcctttccaacttgtgttaacaagttcacaatttagcagagtaacattcccccttttaaactcgCAGTGGATGCGTTagctcaggctcactaaagcctcaATAATAAcggttctggtatttcccccttattccctcataaaagataagacacagcacagtcttctataaaagtataaaaaggtttactcaacacatcattctgttcacaattggatcccagaaggcagccttagcttagaaaa encodes the following:
- the LOC114600140 gene encoding cytochrome P450 11B, mitochondrial-like, translating into MGACGQMSPRSAPSRVLRSFCSGQPRHSVAPAVAPKPPISRALPFEAIPRSSPNAWVNLYQFWRTNSFPNFHHIMQKNFQNLGPIYRETLGTYDSVHLLLPRDAAVLFQTEGIFPRRMGINSWIAHRTLRNHKCGVFLLNGEDWRSDRLILNKEVISPVGTRKFLPFLNTVAEDFAESIHRLIRKNARRSLTVDLYHDLFRFTLEASSYALYGQRLGLLDENPNPESQHFIDTVETMLRTTLPLLFLPPGVMRWVNNKLWRDHMEAWDAIFKHADKCIQNIYQEFCLGQPRKYSGIMAELLLQEEMPLDSIKANMTELTAGSVDTTAMPLLFTLFELARNPQVQTALREEVKAAAVSTRELSKVMNDMPLLKGAIKETLRLYPVGITVQRYPMRDVVLQNYCVPAGTLCQVGLYAMGRSPEVFRDPERYDPSRWTGKEDNSFKALAFGFGSRQCIGRRLAEAEMTLFLMHILRNFKIDTVSKADLKTVYGFILMPEKPPLLTFRPID